One part of the Eucalyptus grandis isolate ANBG69807.140 chromosome 10, ASM1654582v1, whole genome shotgun sequence genome encodes these proteins:
- the LOC104423731 gene encoding glutamine synthetase cytosolic isozyme 2: MSLLSDLLNLNLSDTTEKVIAEYIWIGGSGMDLRSKARTLNGPVSDPSKLPKWNYDGSSTNQAPGEDSEVILYPQAIFKDPFRRGNNILVMCDAYTPAGEPIPTNKRHAAAKIFSHPDVLAEEPWYGIEQEYTLLQRDVKWPIGWPLGGYPGPQGPYYCGIGGDKAFGRDVVDSHYKACLYAGINISGINGEVMPGQWEFQVGPAVGISAGDELWVARYILERITEIAGIVLSFDPKPIHGDWNGAGAHTNYSTKSMRSDGGYEVIKKAIEKLGLKHKEHIAAYGEGNERRLTGRHETADIDTFLWGVANRGASIRVGRDTEKAGKGYFEDRRPASNMDPYVVTSMIAETTIIWKP; encoded by the exons ATGTCGCTGCTTTCGGATCTCCTCAACCTCAACCTCTCCGACACCACCGAGAAGGTGATCGCCGAGTACATATG GATTGGGGGATCTGGGATGGACCTCAGAAGCAAAGCAAGa ACTCTTAATGGCCCCGTCAGTGATCCATCAAAGCTACCCAAATGGAACTATGATGGCTCGAGCACTAATCAGGCCCCAGGGGAAGATAGTGAAGTGATCCTTTA TCCCCAAGCAATTTTCAAGGATCCATTTAGGAGGGGCAACAATATCCTG GTCATGTGTGACGCCTACACTCCAGCAGGAGAGCCAATCCCGACAAACAAGAGGCATGCCGCTGCCAAGATATTCAGCCATCCTGATGTCCTTGCCGAAGAGCCCTG GTATGGGATTGAGCAAGAGTACACCCTCTTGCAGCGAGATGTCAAGTGGCCAATTGGATGGCCTCTCGGTGGCTATCCTGGTCCTCAG GGACCATACTACTGTGGCATTGGCGGAGACAAGGCTTTTGGAAGAGATGTTGTGGACTCCCATTACAAGGCCTGCTTGTATGCTGGAATCAACATCAGCGGCATCAACGGGGAAGTCATGCCGGGCCAG TGGGAATTCCAAGTCGGTCCTGCCGTGGGCATCTCAGCTGGAGATGAATTGTGGGTAGCCCGCTACATTTTGGAG AGGATCACGGAGATTGCTGGCATTGTCCTTTCATTCGATCCCAAGCCTATCCAC GGAGATTGGAATGGAGCAGGCGCTCACACAAACTACAG CACTAAGTCAATGAGGAGCGACGGTGGATATGAAGTCATAAAAAAGGCAATAGAGAAGCTTGGACTGAAGCACAAGGAACACATTGCTGCATATGGTGAAGGCAATGAGCGTCGTCTCACTGGGCGCCATGAGACAGCTGACATCGATACATTCCTATGG GGCGTTGCAAACCGAGGCGCGTCAATCAGAGTTGGAAGAGACACTGAGAAAGCTGGAAAAGGTTACTTTGAGGACAGGAGACCCGCGTCAAACATGGACCCATATGTGGTCACTTCCATGATTGCAGAGACCACCATTATCTGGAAACCATAG